The DNA region TAGTTTTGACAATTCCGTTCACAAAGGTTTTACCATTAACATGAAGATCCAACTTCGGTTGATTCCTCTATACAAAGAAGTATTTCGACACCTAAAGAACAAACACTAAAGTGATCTTcgacttaagaaaaaaaaatcaaatctgaatCAATCCAAAAAGCACTGCCTGCTAAAAATAAAGTTGAGCGAAGAACATATCAAACCTGAAACAGGATGCTACCTCATAACTCATAACAAtgaagaaatcttttttttttttgtttttcccaaatacaaaaatgagatttctcaattaaaaaaaaaaaaaaaaaaaaaaagaacaagaagatgaatgaATCAGAAAGAAGCTGATTTGCAAAGTCATTCAGACTGAGTATCCGGAAGATTCTGGCATAGCCTAAACGTTAGTTTAAAGCTGCACCAAGAAACATTCCAAGGACAATCAGACTGGTCTTAAGTACCTGCTATAtctcctcatcttcatcatctactATTCCCagaattattagaaaaaaaaacattaaattaaaccCCAACTCCAATCCCTATTACTCTAAAAGTCTAAATCATAGATCCAATCCTAAAATCTGATTTAATCAAGGAAGCAAAGAatggcaaacaaaaaaaaaagtgtatctACTAATGAAACCTCCAGTAATAAAAGAATTGCTTATGGGAATCGGAGACGACGATGGCGGCGGAGAAAGAAGcaatggtgaaaaaaaaaagttcagattTTTAGTACAAATGCGACGAACGCCGTTTTATAGGAGTgtacaaatttataaaaaaaacctatTAATTCGTAGAATTTcgtaccaaaccaaaccgaaatatgTATACTCcggtttggttttgagttgacgttggtaaattttctaaaattttagtgaTAGTCTGTAgattttatctataaatactCGAAAACGTAAAAACATTTTAGTACAATCTCTCGTACTACATTCGAACATGCTTTTACATTTAAAACGATTAAAATACCTTCGAAATTGCTTTAACCTTAATAAATAAACCATACAGAATTCTTGGTTTTTTGCAATACCATTTTTTTGGTACACTAGAATAAAACCGGAACAGCTAAATCTAAAACAAACCGATAGCTAGAAGAACCAAAACCGAAACCCAGAATCCAAACCCAGCTCCGACTCTCTTCGACCCGGAGAACCAAACTATAACGTCATCGATCACAGGTCCACACAAGGAGCTCATATCATCAGTCCTCGTATTGTAATAAACACTGTAGAACGCAACTCTGGTTCGATCAGCCTTTGCCGTGAAATTCAAACCAACCTTTTCGAAACTCGAGTTCGCTTGAGCAATGTAATGATAGTTCTGCGCCTGATCGCCTGCGAACGCCATTATAGCCAACGGCTCCTTGCATTTATCACCAGCGTGGCCGAGCGAGAATGATAATAAGTACGGCTTATCTGCTTTGGTTTCGACCATTTGAGAAATAATGCCTTCTTTGCCCGAGAGAAGCTCGACGGCTCGTTTACCACCTGGAACCGAGAAGTGATCAGAGTCAACAAACCAGACCGCCCGGTTCGATTCAACAGTCCAACCCGGAAGAGAAGATATCTCTTCGTCGAGGTTTGTCGGTAGTAGTACACCAAGTGACGTGTTCCTAAACATCCATGGACCTTCTTCGAAATCTCCATTAATCACCGCGTTATCTtcaaaatggttttaaaaagggtcaaaatttcaaatttcagaACTTTGGGgtggaaaatagaaaaatagagaaactcAGGGTTGTTGATGTTGTAACCTTTGGGTTTATCAGGAGTAAAGAGCTTCTTAATAGCAATGTCATCGATGATTGGACCACAAGTCGGGTCATCTTCCATACCAGGGTTCTTAAAAACCAAACGTACGTGATCCTCTTCAGCTTCAAACGCCCACGCGTAAGGATCCCAACCCTGAACGTTATAAAGCGTTTGCAAATCCACGTTCCGCGACGCGACCATATCGTCCGCGTCTGCGTTCACAGACGCTACCGACACATTAATTGACTCGAGTTGCGCGCACGTGCGTGCAGCGCTGAACGTGACCGAGTAGACAAAACCTTTCTCAACCGTTAGATCTTGGCTGATCTCTGCGTCGTTGCCTAATCGGACGGCGTGTCTGCCTTGTGGGACGATCAGGATCATTCCTCCTTGTTTTTGACCGGAATTAATTAGCTCCACCGTTCCGTTTAATTTCCAGCCCGGAATCTGGGATAGTCCGTCGGTTACTCCGTCGTCTGGGAAACCATTTGACGGTGATGTTTCGAAGTCACCGTTTATTACCAAAcctgtaagtaaaaaaaaaaaaaacaaatttacattaGGATTTTTTGGATAGACAAAATATTAGGAAACGCCAAATTATCACGTTAGTGTTGTTAGAAGGCTAGCTGTGTGAAAAGAGACATTTCTTTGTCTTGTCTCAGACAAACAGATAAGTTGTTGTTGATTCGACATAAcactttaattttaattgatagtAACAtgatgaaaaataaacaaaaataagtagGAGACACGCGGGTAACGTCTTATATATATGGACCATACCTTCCTACTAGCTAAACTCTACACTCTACAGTCCCAATTTACACCTTACAAATGCCCCTTATAGTAGGGGGGGAAGTAGAGACAAATGTATTTTCggtggaaagaagaaaaaaaaacgaaagcgTGTTGAAAATTGAAAGAcgttgaaaaaacaaagaagttttCGAACACTTGTATGTCGTCTTATCATGTACTCTTTGTCGTTTTCATAATATTACGAGTCTACGACGGTAAGACTAACCCAAAAATCACCAATTTATTTCGCGGGAATCCTTCTAcctgaattatttttattattgactATTAAGAtcttaaaagataaaattaacatagagaaaataaaatagttgcTACCATgcttgtttaaagtttaaactgtAAATggagttgtaacttgtaagctCAAGGGCTTCCATTCTAATTTTGCCGCCGCCGAAAGCACGAATAAGATACTTTATACTTAACTGACAAATAAACCCCCGagacttacatttttttttctattgtggGGCATTAAATTGAATTTGACAAATTACCTCTAAATATGAGAGAGAACTTATAgctaaatcaaatattttactGGATTGATATTGATTAGCATTATTTATCTTCTACATAGACTGAAACTTGTGTACAGCTTAtactactaagtactaactGTAAGTTCTTACTATTTGACTCCTAATCTTAATTAGTAAAGAAGCATATTTATCTTAGATTCTAAAGCTAAGCAACAGAACAGTGAAGTAAATAATTGGAGGAAACCCCCTAAAACCTAAACTCTCTAAATCCAGACAAATGTTATATAACTCAGTGttcattcaatatttttttttcttccaaaaaaatcaatattatgaAAGTAAATCTCTATTGGTCCTCTGTTCTTGGAACAGAGCGAAAGAGATTCAAGAAATCGAATCTTAAGAAGCCAAGATTTATAGATGGCATTGAggattcaacaaaaaaaaaccacaaagaagGAGTAAGGGAAAAGCGTACCATCTTCGACAAGGGGAGCCTTGTCTTCGGCGACGGCGACTAAGACGGCGATGGAGAGactaaacaaaaacatgaaaatggaACCCCATCTGCACCCAGAAATGGAGTTGATAGCCAttattttctccttcttcttcctcactacTACCTaatgctctcttctttctctctctctctctgtaagtGTGAAATGTGAAAGTGTTTTTTCTGTATGTTCTTTTCGGGCAGCGAGCAAAGACAGGGAAGGGTAGTGTCCTTTTATCCAAGATTCCGCACTcgttgtctctttttttttttcttttttttctcaattattttctaatttcacaTTTAATTTCCACTATATTTAAAGCTGTTTACAGATATTTAGACAAAACTCCATGCACgcataacaaaaaataaagtaaaagaataggGTAAGAAATGTTTCTTTCCTTCACTCGTTTCATTGCTAAtttaatcaaaacatatttaattcTCATAATCAGATTAGCCACGATGGAATAAATTTTATACCTAtgctctctttttctttctttcccctTATTGGATCTGTGTGTTAGAGGTGAGATTAAAGTGGCtgcttttttacttttgatCCAACTCTATTTCTTTTTAGGTCATGGAGTGAATTATTAGTttgacaacaaacaaaaaaaaaatgtctcttTAATAATCTTCACCTTTTCACTATTGTAGATTCACGTACAAAAGGCAGGAAAATTAAAgagttgtgtgtgtgtgctttTTTGGTAAAACTGTATTTCTTTTAGGCTGTGGAGtgaattattattaatagaTATTTAAGgtatttagaagattttaacTAATTCTATTTGCTGACACAGACAAAATGGAGAGCTAATTCTATACAAATGACATCCTAAAGTGTCCGAATTGTTtcttcacatatttttgttgtgaacgttttattaaatttgtctCGAAAATCTATCATAATATTGAAACACtagcaaacttttttttattaatgaaaatagCAATTTTAGTAATCAAGattgctataaaaaaaattaaaacaaaaaattgatagaAAACAGATTCATCGTTTACACGAATTAAGGCTAAGAAAATCTTTGGTTAGCTTATCAGATAACTTTAGCTTGTTTATTTTCACGTCTAACCGctacaatttttttaccatttttatcATTATGATTTTATTAGAGTTTATAGAGAAGACGGGTGATCCGAAGTAAATATGTATTTTACAgtttaataatgatatttttgttgaaGGTCGATTATATTGACTTAATAATTTGAAATTGTCACAATAGTCAAGCATGGATAATGTTTGTTATCATATGAGGAAAGTAAAAAAGATACATAAAAATTGATCCTGATCAAGGTTGGCTTTTGCAAGTCCCTCTGCTACTTGATTTTGAAGTCTTACAGTCCACTGAAAATGAGCTTCTGTAAACGAATTGCTCCACATACATATATCTCGAATCCAATAATGAATTTCAAAGTTTAGAGTTTTACCATGGATGATGATGTTACATCGCATGGGAGtgacatttttttgttggtaaattGTCGCTTTTAGTTTCCTCTGttctgaaaattaaaaaaacaaaaagatatgttGGGCCGAAAAAAGTCCAAGTTAATTCCAACGGGCTTCAGCCGTACTAAATACACGGTGACTTTAAAAACTCGGcgttttgttgttctttggTGGATCTGCGACTGCGAGTGAGGCATTAGAGAAGACGACGGCGACGAAGATGAGTTCATCGACGGCTGTTCGAGATTTGCAGAGAGACCTAGAAAACAAGGCCAATGATCTCGGCAAAATTCAAAAAGGCAAGTTTctgatattcttttttttcacctttctccatgtgaatttgttttcttccctGGAGGCGGGAAACCCTACTTTAATTGTGTTCATTCATATTCCAGATATCGCGAAGAATCACCAGCTGAGGAAGAAGTATACGATCCAACTCGGTGAGAATGAGCTCGTCCTTAAGGTATATAACATTATGTTCTCACTGTTTTCTCTAGGTTTTGTGGCTACTTAAAATGGTGGAAATCTCTAATTTGTGGATTCGAAAGAAGGCTTGTTTGGCTTCATCATACTGTATACTTCCAGCTTTAATCCTttgtggtgtgtgtgtgtgtatacaGGAGTTGGATTTGCTGGAAGAGGATGCAAACGTTTACAAATTGATTGGTCCGGTGCTAGTGAAGCAGGATTTGGCTGAAGCTAATGCTAATATCCGTAAAAGAATTGAGTACATCTCTGCTGAATtgtgagtttctttcttttttcctgtGATTGAAGCAAAACTAGTTGAAGAATAAAATAACCTTTCATCCTAGGGTGATAGTGACTAGTTAGTGAATGCTGTTGATAAGTTATCTAATTAGGGTAAAGATTAGAATATTAGTAGCTAATATACTGTAGGTAGTGAAAATCATTCTGTCTCTTTTTGAACGAGTAAACCTGTGAGAATGTGGATAAGCCGGGTATAGCATTTGTGTAGAAATATATATTGGCTCTTATAGCTATATAGCAACTATGAGGAAGGTTGATCAACTGTTTTGAGCTATAGGGTCGTGACCTCAAGAATATTGTTAATATCCTTTGCAGGAAACGGCTTGATGCAATTCTTCAAGATatggaagaaaaacaaaacaacaagagaGAAGCGGTAAGACATCGACCTCTCTCATGCATTATATACTTAAATATTGGGGCATTAAACCAGTTATGCTAGGCACTGCTAGTCCAAACATTGATGCTCACTTTACTAAGCTCTGAAAAGTTACTTTGGTAATTGGTAGATGGCTTATCGTTGTCAGTTTAAGTCTGCCCTGGAAGTAAAATACCTGAACTTTGTtctctcctctgttttgttGAGTGGCCGTGGCGCCATCTGAGAATTTACTGTTTTGATAGAACAAGAGGACCCATGGAAATGAAACTTTTTTCTTAACTTGCTTGGCTTAAAGTGGTGAATCATCCTCTGGTTTCAATTCATGGAGACGAAATTTTTGCAGATAATGAAGTTACAACAAAGGCTACAGTCAATCCAGGCAGGAAAAGCAAAGGCTTGATTGGGCTAGTCAGTTGCTACCACATTTGTTGAACCCCCTTCCCTTGTGCTCGGCCTTGTCTCGATGGTGTCATATTCAGTTACTGAGGGTTCTTGTGGTTTCAGTTTTGTGGGTTATGTCTCTGtgtctctaatcttttttttgttgacaactAAACTTAAATGTGTAACTTATAAAGGATCTTGTCGCCCTTTCTCAAGTTATGATGAATTTGGtgatttacaaaaatatattttgtgcaCACCTCAAAGCTGGTCCTTGTTCATATTTCAAGGGTTGGTTTTATGGAATACCTTGCAGGGTTACGAAGAGTTGAAACTTCAAAGGaccaaataatttcataattcaAGGTTTACGAGTCAGATTTGAAAGAAGCTAAAAGGACCAAATGAAACgtattaaaaacacaaaaaattcaTCTCCAAGGTATCTGATTACAATTTGCCAAGTGAGAGctcaaagaaaagagaatatttAGTCTCAAGAAACCTACtattacaaacaaaaactttccacttaaattatataattggaTGCTGATAATTATCTTACATAGAAAGTTGAAACTTCCTTTCCTCAACGAACCAATCTCTTCTCCAATTGGCACTGTACTATACATCACTTCCTCCATACCCTCTCTTCaatttgtgtatgtgtgtgtgtgtattgtCTGGACCAGTCTTCAAAACTAATCCTTTAGGTGTTTCTTATTGGCAATGGATGAGCTTCAGTGTTGAAAACAAACTTATCCAACGGTATCACCGAGTCATCTCCAAAAAGCaagtataaatatttcaatGTTTCACCAAGGAAAAATGTTTCCATCTTATCTCTCCTATGAGGCGGCACTTCTGTTACATCATCCAATGATGTATATCCACCTGATTTCACCTTTGTGTACTTCTCAAAAGCTTCAAAGATTTGCCAACCTTGATCTCGGTATCTgcaatttttaaaatgtgttAGCTTTACAAGTAGAATATTCCCCAAGAACTCAGATGATGAGAGAAAATCGGATGAATAGTTTTCCTACTTTGTATCTTTTGTGATACGATAGAGGACAAAGAGTGATTCAACAGTTTCAGGGCGCAGTAGATTATGTCGATCAGCGTGCTTtataattatatcattttcatacattgaacTCTTATTCCCACCTTGAAGACCGTCCTCAGAGTACTCCTGCTTAATAGAATCCAAGAATAAACAAAGAATTAAACCAAGTCACCAAGGCTGACATGCAAAAAGCAAAGGTTATGTTTTGGATTAAGGTACAAGCAAAACTTACATTTGTGTGAAAGTAAGCAATTTCTGGAGCAAGGCCAGTGGCAGTTACTTCATACATCTCAAAACATGTTTTCGCTAAATCTTCTGCAAGTTTCAAGTTTTCTAGGTCCTCAAAGGATAAAAGATTTTCCTTCAGGGCTTGTTCCTTTGTGAGCCCCTTGGTAGCACCTAGAGCAAGAGTACCAGGCAAGAAGCAAACctaaagaaatgaaaacaacTGAATGAATCAAAAAGACACGAACAACAAACGGCGTGAAATCTCTCAGCGAATGAAAATAGTGTAATACTATGTAGCTAGTGACACTTACAAGATGGTCCATTTTTGGACTGAACTCTCCCTTAGACCCATAAGGTAACTCCCCTACAAAGACGAGACCTTTTGGAATTGAATTACGCACAAGTAAATGTCTGACTCCTTTCATTGCCTCGATGTACATATCATGCAAATATGTGAAGTTACTGTTGAACTCGGCTCCTTGTTGAAGCCACACCTTGATTAAATACTCATAGTAGCTATCACCACGAGATCCCAACCTGATATTCTCACCAACAAATTCACCTGTTTGAGGGCTGCACCAAGTAGAAACAACATGTCAGATCAAAAGAGGCCAGGAAAGCAAGGAAACCATTATCACTAGTCATATGGTATTTATAGTTGGAAAGAGCAAAAAGTAATTACCTGATGTAGATTGGAACAAGACCTTCCGTATTTGGAAGAGTTTTGATATGAGCTAAGACCTTCATGGCCTCTGTACTATACTTTGGATCACCAGAAATAGCACTGAGGTAATTAAATTCAAGCTGTACAGAGGCAGCTTCAGCTGTACTGCTCGCTCCTCCTGGAGCTGGATGAGCGGTCGATTCACGTAATATGACATCGCAAAAGGGAACTGAAGTAGGACTAGAGGTAAAAGCCGTAAGTAGACGGTCAGCCAAATCCTTTGCAATATTCAAATAGATAGCTGGTTTAGGTCCATTATGGGTCATGTTCATCGTACCCTGCTCTCCTCCACTCAGATGGTATGCACTTAGAAGCCCACCCAAGACACGTATTGtagtttcaaacaaattaacTTGACCCTTTTGACTGATTCTCTCTAAGAGATAAGTCTCAACCCATGATCCTGCTTCAGAAACGATATTGTCAAGACCCATTATCATGGCTGTGTCAAGAGCATCCACCACAGTGGCACCCAGTCCCCCTAAGCCATCCACACCTTTCTGGCTAATAGGCATAAGCTCGTCATAACCCATGGCATACTTTCTATATCCAGACCATGCATGGTCAAAAGCATCCTTCACACTTTGCTGTCTGGCTGCCCATTTTGGGTCGGAAATTGAAATCGTAGAGCCATTAGTAGAACTACCTTTCAATTGTCCTTCATCAGGTGATAATCGAGGTGGAAGCCTAGGTGGCTTTCTCAAAAGTCTCCCTAGCCTAAGTCCCCCAACAAAAGTGACCTTTCCTTTTTCATTCAGAGCAGACTCATTTGGACTCTTACTCATCAGCATTAGACATACTAGTCCAAAGACCAATATTAATATCAGGAACTTTCCTGTGCTACAGCTTGCGTAGTTGCGTTTTGTGTTAAGCGTAAGCAAGCTTTGAGAAAGAACCTAGAATCCAAAACAAAGGAGACACTGCAAATGTCAAAAGAAAagcaacagagagagagagagagagaaactagaTCAAATTTCATAACACATACAACCAGAAGCTTGGGGTCATCCCATTACTAGATTCATAGCACTTACTGCTTCTAAGCATACCTTTTTATTGCtctattaataaatttatttcagGAGTATCACACCAAGAAGCCTAATACTTTTATCTAAAGGTAGAGACTTTACACTAAGAGCTAAGCTAAATTCTTCTATGTTATCAGGTAATTTCGTATTCCCCAACCCCCAGGCCAATTTCGACACAAAAAGCAACTTATGTAAAAGCCAAAAAGACGAACCAGAAGCAAGTACTAGTGACATCAAATCCATCTAAAACATGTATTAATCaataagaaagaacaaaaacttgGACAGAACCCATATCACACAGAGATCAAGATCTAACCTTTAAAGGAGATCGATGTCTGAACTTGGCATTGTCGTAATGAATATCTTTCACTGAATATGGTAGAGATTTCGACATTGTTCAGATCCTCGTAGAATTGACTTAGGAATCGGAATCTTTCCGCCGCCGATCTAAACGGGAAGGGAATGACCCGAAGAATAAGATGAGGTTTCCTCGGGATCAGATGCTATCTCTTCACAGGCACAGCCAACGCAGAAAGAAGTCTTCTCTGAAATCTTACGGCACCTTCTTTAGAAGCATTGACCGACCCAACAAACACTAGCTTccaattcttctttcttccaacACCGTATCAATTAACTCTAAGCTTGTGTAGGGGTGTATTAGTTCTTTCTCAAAACCTAAGTGCTTGATTCGTATTAATAGAAAAATCTAGGGGCTGAACTGAAAACAATTTATTTACTTAAAACTCACGCGTTGTCCTCTCTACTCAGCCTCAGAGTGTTAGAGAATGAGAAGACTGAAGTATTCTTTAACTTCGGTGAGGAATATCGTCGAACACTTTCACTGCAACTCTTTCCTCAAACCAATCTCTTCCCTTTCAATCTCCACAAATCGTCGCAAACCCGAATCACCGGAACCTTCGTCGACGCAAGACCTGTATTCACTACTCAAGCAAGATCCCGTCGATATCTGTCTCTCCCTTTGGGTCAAATCATTCTCGTCTCCTCCTTCTGCTACTTTTTCCAACCTCACTGGGTTTCTCTCTAAATTCGATTTATGGGTCTTAGCATATCAACGTACATGTGCTCACGTCACCGGAACATTCCCGCCGCGCAATGCCATTCACGCCAACGCTCTCCGCTCGCTTCTCTCCCTCCAGAACGCCGTGACTCGTTCCGGTGGCAAGTTCCGGTGGAACGATAAGATGAATCAGCACGTGAGGAGTCCTAGTGATAAGTTCTCGACGAATGGTGTAGAGGGTATGTCGAAAGGGAAGGTGAAGAGGATGATTGAGTCGGAAGAACCGATTTTTCAGGATCGGGTGGTTCATGAGGTTTTATTGATGATTCTTGAGCCTTTCTTTGAAGCTAGGTTTTCGAGTAAGTCCCATGGGTTTAGACCAGGTAGAAATCCACATACTGTGATTAGAACTATCAGAAGTAATTTTGCTGGGTACTTGTGGTTCATGAAGGGTGATGTTAGTGAACTGTTGGACCATGTGGATGTAGATGTAGTGATGAATTGTATGCAAAAGGTTGTCAAGGATAGGAAAGTTCTCGGCTTGATTGAATCTTCTTTGACGTTGCCTGATAAGAGAGTGTTAAAGCGAGTTGTCGAGAGAAATGGTAATGATAATGGATTGGGGACGAAAAGGAGGATCGAACgtgaaaagagaaacaagacgaagaagaagattctgagTGAGGATGAGCCTAAACCGGATCCTTATTGGCTGAGGACTTTCTACAGTTTTGCTCCTAAGGAAGCTGCAAAGGTGCCTTCTTATGGCTATTGTGGCATATTGAGTCCTTTGCTTGCTAATGTATGTCTTAATGAGCTGGATCGCTTTATGGAAACGAAGATAGTTGAGTTTTTTAGACCTTGTAAAGACGATTCAATATGGAAGGAGTCTATTGAAGATGGCTGTCATAACCCAGCCTGGCCGGAGTTTGTTCCGTCAAGTGGGAAGGAGAAAACTAGGAAAATGGATTATATTAGGTATGGGGGTCATTTTCTGATTGGCATTAGAGGGCCTAGAGAGGAGGCAGTAAAGATTCGGAAGGAAATCATTGAGTTTTGTGATAAGGTTTTCGGTTTGAGATTGGATAATTCAAAGTTAGAGATTGAACATATAAGCAGGGGTATTCAGTTTCTTGACCACATAATTTGCCGAAGAGTTATATACCCTACCCTCCGTTACACAGGAAGTGGAGGCAGCATTGTGAGCAAAAAGGGTGTGGGAACGTTGCTATCTGTGTCTGCTAGTTTAGAACAATGTATCCGCCAGTTTAGACGGCTTGCGTTTGTTAAAGGTGATAAAGATCCTGAGCCTTTACCGTGTAACCCAATGCTTTATTCAAGCCAGTCTCATAGTAACTCTCAGATGAATAAGTTTCTTGAAACAATGGCTGATTGGTATAAATATGCTGACAATCGCAAGAAGGCTGTTGGGTTCTGTGCTTATGTAATTAGAAGCTCTTTGGCTAAACTATACGCTGCTAGGTATAGACTTAAATCTCGTGCCAAAGTGTACAGCATTGCCTCACGGGATCTTAGCCATCCATTAAGTGAGAGTAGTAATAATTCTGCACCTGAATACTCTGATCTTCTGAGGATGGGACTTGTGGATGCTATAGAAGGAGTTCAATTCTCTCGCATGTCTTTGATTCCGTCATGTGATTATACTCCATTCCCTAGGAATTGGATCCCAAATCATGAGCAACTTTTGCAGGAGTACATCAGGCTACAAGACCCTAAATTCTTCTGTGAGTTGCATAGGTCAATAAAACGCGAAGGTCTAACCTTGCCTCAGGATGA from Camelina sativa cultivar DH55 chromosome 3, Cs, whole genome shotgun sequence includes:
- the LOC109132266 gene encoding uncharacterized protein LOC109132266, yielding MRRLKYSLTSVRNIVEHFHCNSFLKPISSLSISTNRRKPESPEPSSTQDLYSLLKQDPVDICLSLWVKSFSSPPSATFSNLTGFLSKFDLWVLAYQRTCAHVTGTFPPRNAIHANALRSLLSLQNAVTRSGGKFRWNDKMNQHVRSPSDKFSTNGVEGMSKGKVKRMIESEEPIFQDRVVHEVLLMILEPFFEARFSSKSHGFRPGRNPHTVIRTIRSNFAGYLWFMKGDVSELLDHVDVDVVMNCMQKVVKDRKVLGLIESSLTLPDKRVLKRVVERNGNDNGLGTKRRIEREKRNKTKKKILSEDEPKPDPYWLRTFYSFAPKEAAKVPSYGYCGILSPLLANVCLNELDRFMETKIVEFFRPCKDDSIWKESIEDGCHNPAWPEFVPSSGKEKTRKMDYIRYGGHFLIGIRGPREEAVKIRKEIIEFCDKVFGLRLDNSKLEIEHISRGIQFLDHIICRRVIYPTLRYTGSGGSIVSKKGVGTLLSVSASLEQCIRQFRRLAFVKGDKDPEPLPCNPMLYSSQSHSNSQMNKFLETMADWYKYADNRKKAVGFCAYVIRSSLAKLYAARYRLKSRAKVYSIASRDLSHPLSESSNNSAPEYSDLLRMGLVDAIEGVQFSRMSLIPSCDYTPFPRNWIPNHEQLLQEYIRLQDPKFFCELHRSIKREGLTLPQDEISEVVWDFKTLGAWRSKDGSKREADDGLETLDSPT
- the LOC104777028 gene encoding uncharacterized protein LOC104777028 — encoded protein: MAINSISGCRWGSIFMFLFSLSIAVLVAVAEDKAPLVEDGLVINGDFETSPSNGFPDDGVTDGLSQIPGWKLNGTVELINSGQKQGGMILIVPQGRHAVRLGNDAEISQDLTVEKGFVYSVTFSAARTCAQLESINVSVASVNADADDMVASRNVDLQTLYNVQGWDPYAWAFEAEEDHVRLVFKNPGMEDDPTCGPIIDDIAIKKLFTPDKPKDNAVINGDFEEGPWMFRNTSLGVLLPTNLDEEISSLPGWTVESNRAVWFVDSDHFSVPGGKRAVELLSGKEGIISQMVETKADKPYLLSFSLGHAGDKCKEPLAIMAFAGDQAQNYHYIAQANSSFEKVGLNFTAKADRTRVAFYSVYYNTRTDDMSSLCGPVIDDVIVWFSGSKRVGAGFGFWVSVLVLLAIGLF
- the LOC104777029 gene encoding prefoldin subunit 6, with translation MSSSTAVRDLQRDLENKANDLGKIQKDIAKNHQLRKKYTIQLGENELVLKELDLLEEDANVYKLIGPVLVKQDLAEANANIRKRIEYISAELKRLDAILQDMEEKQNNKREAIMKLQQRLQSIQAGKAKA
- the LOC104777030 gene encoding mannosyl-oligosaccharide 1,2-alpha-mannosidase MNS3, which produces MSKSLPYSVKDIHYDNAKFRHRSPLKVLSQSLLTLNTKRNYASCSTGKFLILILVFGLVCLMLMSKSPNESALNEKGKVTFVGGLRLGRLLRKPPRLPPRLSPDEGQLKGSSTNGSTISISDPKWAARQQSVKDAFDHAWSGYRKYAMGYDELMPISQKGVDGLGGLGATVVDALDTAMIMGLDNIVSEAGSWVETYLLERISQKGQVNLFETTIRVLGGLLSAYHLSGGEQGTMNMTHNGPKPAIYLNIAKDLADRLLTAFTSSPTSVPFCDVILRESTAHPAPGGASSTAEAASVQLEFNYLSAISGDPKYSTEAMKVLAHIKTLPNTEGLVPIYISPQTGEFVGENIRLGSRGDSYYEYLIKVWLQQGAEFNSNFTYLHDMYIEAMKGVRHLLVRNSIPKGLVFVGELPYGSKGEFSPKMDHLVCFLPGTLALGATKGLTKEQALKENLLSFEDLENLKLAEDLAKTCFEMYEVTATGLAPEIAYFHTNEYSEDGLQGGNKSSMYENDIIIKHADRHNLLRPETVESLFVLYRITKDTKYRDQGWQIFEAFEKYTKVKSGGYTSLDDVTEVPPHRRDKMETFFLGETLKYLYLLFGDDSVIPLDKFVFNTEAHPLPIRNT